A stretch of DNA from Lycium ferocissimum isolate CSIRO_LF1 chromosome 4, AGI_CSIRO_Lferr_CH_V1, whole genome shotgun sequence:
ACCGATAAGCAAACACCCTACTTGGTGTGTTGTATTTTATGCATAGCAAGTAaatgctaccaaacatggtaccaGTTATACTGATTTTGATACATGAACAATACACTacctaaccagcaaccaaacgaccccttagggTGTCTTTGGTATAAAAgaaattgtttttatttatttaggatgtgtttggtatgaaagaAAACGGTTTTATTCATTTAGGCTGTGTTTGGTGcgaaagaaaatgtttttttatttatttaggttgtgtttgatatgaaagaaaatgtttttttctagaataagtgattttcttatttatttttctagtGTTCGATAAGTAAGCAGAAAATATTGTCTCAAGaacatctatatataatatatgggtgaaaatcattttcatcccccaactttgctttaaaaatcaacccCCCACAATGAACAATAGGCATTCTTTCCCCTTTATCTTATGCaatgtctattttacccttgacattttcaatcctccatctatataatacctttttatattatataaaatttatttttttaacctaggtatttatagatttttatttaaattcatattataagtagaataatctttttatgaatttatcacaaaatataatgttacttcttatgattgatagtttaatacacacacacacacacacacacatatattacctgttatttgtttcaattctctcttattctcgattgtcaatatataaacgagttttggttgtcattaatggaatattttaaattataatttaaaattcatttataatataaatagataatcttttaggaatttgttatagaatatacctttatttttattaattattttgtattacCTGCATTGAAAGAtgtttataaagttattattaccTGTTATTTTTACTTGTAGAAATAGATATCAgagttttaattattattaataaaaagaaatactctttcttctcatttatttcatcatAGAACAGCATTAAGTTATATAGTCAAttagtatttctcacttttcttttttcgtctcgaaagtaatattttttttatataggaaatttgttacatagattaaagagattaaaaaaaaatcatgattttaaagaagtaaaagttaaaaagacaagttgataatgtaagggtaaaataagaattttaaaaagtcaattaggataaaggggggagaatgactattgttcaaagttgaggggggagtttgatttttaaagcaaagttggagggtgaaaatcattttcaccctaTAATATATAAGCAAACACTATGGAATAGGAGTTCGGGATgagttttttttgggggtaggggtggggCGAGTGGGGTTGGGGGATGGGGGCGGGGTGTGTGGGGGATGGGGATGGGTGCTAGTGAGATGTAACGATCAACCCCAAATGTCAAGGTATTGTACAATTTGGCCCGACCACTATGGGACTCTTCAAGACTTTTCGACCTCGCGTGTTTTGTTCCCTTGGTCTTTAACCGAAAATGTGTCTTATATGAGATTTGCCTGATACGAATTTGTTACATGACACTTAAAACCCAAGACCTCTGCCTGTTGCTGTACAAAGTTGAATTGTGTGACTATCCCATCTAAAAGCTCAAGCTATTAAAGAAAACACACTTTTGTTTACTTAATTTAAATATGTCTTCAACAGATATCTGAGTTCATGGAAAAGCGAGGACAATCCTGCTCCTGGGGATTATACATATCACTGTGATCCTACAGGTTATCCGCAGGACCTAATGAGAAAAGGGCCTAATGTAGTTTATAGAGCGGGGCCATGGAACGGTCTTAGATGGAGTGGCGCACCAAACATGGAGAACAACTCGATCACCTCTTTCGGACTAGTCATGAACAATCAGGAAATTTACTACAAATACGAACTAGTAAATAAATCTGTCGTTTCAACTTTTAGGCTAAGGCCTAATGGCAACGCGATGCGTATGATTTGGGTGGAAAACAAAGAGGGTTGGGTTAACTACCATTCAGCGGATGCAGATCATTGTGAAACTTACAAATTATGTGGTGCATATGGCACTTGCATGATCTTTACCGATCCTGTGTGTCGTTGTTTGGATAAATTCATTCCGAAGCATCCGGATGATTGGAACAGGGCTGATTGGTCGAGCGGCTGTGTCCGAAATCATCCACTGAATTGTTCGGAAGATGGATTTATAAAGTATTCCGGTGTTAAATTGCCAGATACTCGGAATTCTTGGTTTAATGAGACTATGACACTTGATGAATGCAAGGTAGTTTGCTCGAGAAATTGTTCATGTATGGGATATACTAATCTTGACATCAGGTACGGGGGAAGTGGGTGCTTGATATGGATCGGGGAGCTCGTTGACATCAGACAGCTATCAGAATCAGGACAGGATATTTATATTAGGATGGCTGCTTCTGAGATAAGTAAGAAGTTGATACCATCAATTGATTGATCAATGTTTGTGTTTAAAGCTATTGTGATGGGAGCTAAATAACTACTCCCTCTATCCTAATTCATGTgacattctttcctttttagtcggtcctaaaaagaatgacacatttctatatttagtaacaattaattttaaattcccattttacccttaatgagataatttatagccacacaaatatctacgGTTTATTTtataccacaagtttcaaaagtctttctttcttttttaaaatccaTGCCGaatcaaacaccttcacataaattgagactgAGAGAGTATCTAATCTTTTCGGATGTGAACTTTTGCAGGTACTAATGATGGCTcgaatagaaagaaaagtgtTATACTTGCAATAGCTTTGCCATTATTGGTCGCAACGGCCCTTCTAGTCGTGGGAGTATGCCTAATTCTTCGTAGACAGAGAAAGAAAGCGGAAACAGCGCTTATAGAAAAGGGTAAGCAAAAACATATTAAATCGAAGTAGATAATATTATTCTCGCGCTGATTAGTTCTTCTTTTCAGCTTTGTAGTCTGAACTGTATACCTGTATGAACATATTGCAGGGAGAATGGATGACAACAATAGCAAAGATAATCACAGTCGAATTCTCGGTAAAGCTTTTGAGCTACCACTCTTTGACTTATCCGCAATAATGAAGGCTACCGATAACTTTTCACCTCAGAATAAGATTGGAGCGGGCGGCTTTGGGAAAGTTTACAAGGTAAAGATTGCCAGAAAAGTAACTGTTTGATGCTGCATTGATAATGCATAGAGGATATTAAAAGTTTGAAAATCCATGTTACTTTCAATAGACTGATCCAAAACAGAAAAAACTTCTTTGATCAGTACAAATAGCAATATGTGCTTCAATAGAACGATTAAGAAGTAATGAGCCTTATTGCACTGATATTGATTGGAGAATGAAAATGTTGTAAAAACATAGGTTGAGAAGTAGCGAATGGAACACGCGTGCTAAAGAAAACtaccttccccccccccccctctttttgGTAAATTAATCATATATTACCAAATGAAGAATTACAAATCAAAAGCTGATACGGAGAATTACCTTCCCTTTTTACTCTTTGATATGATTAAAGTATTCCATTGTGCTTGGAACTTCTAATGATAAGTGCATTATTGCAGGGCGTGCTAGAAGGTGGACAGGAAGTAGCTGTGAAGCGGCTCTCAGTAACTTCCAGACAAGGAAATGACGAGTTCAAGAACGAAGTCATCTTCATTGCAGAACTTCAGCATCGGAATCTCGTGAAGCTTCTCGGATGCTGCattcaagaagaagagaagatatTGGTGTATGAATACGTGCCTAACAAAAGCGTGGATTTATTTATATTTGGTTAGTTTTACACTTGCAGTGCCACTTAGTTTCAATATTAgagacctttttttttatttttttaactgtGGTGTCTGGgccagcttgcgcgcacctcgactatTTCACGGgatacctgctacctcccaccagcaacagGTACCAGGTAACTCTGTCCAACAAGGCTTagacagatgggaagaaatcacctagtgtttttgtctcCGCTAAGATCTGAACCCGACCTCATGGCTCTCCTCGCACTTCATTAACCACTAGGCCGCACTCTTGGGTGCAACAATATAAGAGACCTCTTATTTAAACAAATTTAACTTAATATGCACTGACAGTGTAAATCTTCTGGCAGATCAAAGCAGAAGCGCATTACTTGATTGGCCTAAGCGTTTCAACATTATCAACGGGATTGCTCGGGGACTTATGTACCTTCATGAAGATTCTAGGCTAAGAATCATCCACAGAGACCTGAAAGCTAGCAATGTCTTACTTGATATTGAAATGAACCCAAAGATATCGGATTTCGGGTTGGCTAGAAGTTTTGGAGGGGATGAAACGGGAGCCAATACCAGTCGAGTGGTTGGAACATAGTAAGAATTTAAAATCAGTGTTTGGTTACAAAATTTCCAAATCCAGCTCAGgagccgtttggccatgagacaAATTTCACTATTTTTGGGTATAATTTTTCACTCTATTTCAAAATCagtgtttggttataaaatttccaaattcaactTGAAGTTGGATTCCAAATATGAAAAAGTGCTCTAAACTTGTTTTCCAACTCCACTTTCataaattctaaataaagcactctcttctctcctttgCAAAAAGtgtaaccaaacacaacttcatcttcaactgcaacttcataaattccaaataaagtgaaaaatatttggaatctatggccaaTGCCTACTGAATTTTTTGGTCATTTCATATCGTTCTTTGACACCTATTATTTGTTCTCCGGATTATGTAATACTatgaatgatttttatgcagTGGTTACATGTCCCCGGAGTACGCAGTCGATGGGATTTTCTCAGTAAAATCAGATGTTTTTAGCTTTGGCGTATTGGTACTAGAAATTGTGAGCGGAAAGAAGAACAGAAGATTCATTCATCCGGACCACAATCTCAACCTCATTGGACATGTAAGTACTATACTTCTTAAAGTCCTTCAAAAACATTGTAAATTTTATTCTCGACATTACAAACTAAATACATTATTTGACTCGTAACCAAGAAAGTATGCTCGAATCCATGATATTTTCTTGACTAAGGTTGAACggaattattttttctttgaataACTCGTAGAAACAACTTTCTCTACACAATGGAGTAAACATGAATATATCAGTTCAGAGAGGACCACAATTTTCTTGATGGTCTCTTTTTTGCCACTGTCCATCAAAGTGGAAAGTTAATTAACCgtttcatcataaaataaccCCACAAGTTTTGATCAATGGACTAGCCCTTGTACTTATTAAACACATTTAATGTAACAAACCAAATTAtgatacatataaaatatagtCCTACAATTACAATTCACTCCCGCCACATTCCTTAAAGAAAATTCGGCTGATTTATGCAAATGTCCCTTTCTTAGGCCCTTCTTAGGCCCCTACTTAGATTTTGACTGTGCAAATATAACCCTTGGGCAATTAACCTTCGGGGCAACACTAGACAAGGTCCAATGTTAGCTCATATATTTCTCAACTTTCTGAGACAAAACATTAGACTGCCATTTAAAATAACTTGAAATTTTAAGACTGTGGTCTATATTTTCTGAAAAGATATTCAGTTTGCTCAAAAGAGATTTTAGACCGTGGTCTAGAAGGTTCATAAGttacaagagaaataaaaaagagggTCATTTACTAAACAACTATCCCCTAAAAGGGACAACTAGTgaaaaattttgagaaaattctaCTTTAGGCTTGTGGACAAGTAAATTACTATCTGATTTATTtgccaaaaatggaaaaaagactCGATTTGgacaagattttttttaactagTGGATGTAAAATCTTCAGGCATGGATGCTTCATAGAGAAGGAAGATCATCGGAAATAGTAGATCCCGACCTGGTTGGATCATGTCATATATCTGAATCGCAACGATCAATACATGTGGGATTGTTATGTGTTCAACAAAGTCCAGAGGACAGGCCAAAAATGTCTACTGTGGTTCTGATGCTGACAAATGAAGGCATTTTGCCAGAACCAAAACCACCAGGTTTTTTCACAGAAAGAAACATAGATGACGCCACTGGATATTCTTCAAGTAACCAAACACCCTATTCTGTCAATGATGTAACCATCTCTTTGTTGGACGCTCGGTAGAAATAGTAGTGTACACAGAATTTTGCACAAGCAATATCAGCCTGTAGCCACAATTCggcttttatttccttttgagTCAATATAAACAGTGGTGTACACAGAATTGTGCGCGAGCAGTATCGACCTATTGTCACAGTTCCGCTTTTGCTTCCTTATGAACTGCTCCTAATGTTTACTTAGACAGTAGTACAGACAGAGCCTTGCGCAAGCAGTATCGGCCTATTGTCACAATTTGACTTTTACTTCCTTCCGAATTAATATGTACTTTGTATTATAGtgtatattcatttttttaaatgttccATTGTTTACACACAATATGTAAAGAAACTTATTACGAAGTGGTGTCAGATGACATCTCCCCGGATATAGAGGTACCATATATTTATTACTCTATATATTTTAGCCTTGCATCATGAAATagctctcttttttcttctttaatgtGATGTTTATTAGACCCAAGAAATAGTTAAGGTAatattttggtaatttttactatatgtatgtgtgttagGCCTTAGGATTTCAATCACAATCTAAATTGAGCAATATTTAAGAAGACAAGGTGAGTCTATTTGTTTTTGAAACTTTAGGTTGAACATAACTATTAAAAATTACTggttgttgctcccaaacgcaaacccaagtatacgcggtcgtacaatTAATATAGGATTGAAGTTCAGATATCGTACCCATAGGGACTTGTGATTAACtatcaaataaattaaactaatgctaattatctaaacaagaaataaaattcaaagatatataaaattcaaagatataaactaactaaaaataaaagaaaacaaataatgagcttcaaccaagaaagaagagaaaaatctaCGGCTATGATCACTAACAATTCAGTTGAGTCGTCTAATCGCTCTACCTATTTTATTTCCCGAGTTAGTAGTTAGCGGGTTTAtgttaactttatgatattctttcGAACTATTCACAAGTTTGTAGCTGTTACTCTTAACGTCTATATTTCTATGATCGCcaaaaaataacaagaacacaaaccaactaagtagggctaaaagGTATActtctatcctcagtagcgaaacgattaatcGAACAAACTGTAtgtattcttattacgtacgtgaattcgctctttcaagttcaattcacgcaccacagatagtgctcaactatttcgtcaaataattaaataattaagatcaagaataaataagcaactcAAAGACGGAAATCAATAGATAGCAACAATCGTCAAACCACAACTTTCATGATAGcgtcaaaaccctagaactaaagagtttagctctaCATAGACAtagaagaaaaacaacaaatcatccgaatagaAAATGTAAAAACAAGTGTTACAGATAAAAGAAGATAAAATCCTATAATTCCAGCCTCCACGGCAGCTTCTAGTTCTCTCTAAgtccaaagttatgtaaaaactgtgtagaatatatatttataagcTATCAAAAGGCATGagcttttaaaaaccaaatccaactcGAATCCAAAAAAATTTGCGGGCTGTAGAAAATTTTTCAGAGGTCTGTTTTGCTTGCGGTACTTCCGCGTGGCCAACTGTCCAGGCAAGTTTTTTGCTTCTTTaacttcaatttcaatttcaattctCTACTTCTCCGTTGTCTACTTTGGTCTTCTAAATCCTTGTCTTTCCATTTGGGGAGACAAACACCAAAGGGTGTCCCCCCTTTGTCacctccctttttctttttctttttctttttttgttccgtcttttattcaatttttttgctCCAAATCTTTTCACCGTTTTATTTTTAcacattaaaaatataatattaagtaCAAAGTAATATAACTAATACtcaaaagaagattaaaaatattaaaatatgagATAATAatagttaaatatatatatatatttttggccGAACATCATTAGCCAACAAAAAGAGTAAATTTTACTCCTTTGTTGAGGTGTTCTTATCAGAAATTGAAATCAGTGACAAATCAATTGGCTTTCTTGacattgaaatgaaaataatttttttatagaaaAGAGATGACAAAAAGAGAATCCGAGAAACAAACAAAAGATGCAACTAAATAATTGTTCCAATAGAAAATTGGAAATTGACATCACTACACATGGGAGAATATGAAAGTTGAATGGTTGAATTATAAGGAATACGTGCCCGTCTTCAATTTTCCTTATTAATGGTTTTGATAAGATTTGATTTATTGAGATCTTTAATagttttaatattattattaagaGGCTATCAGTTAAAGAGTTTTCaaaattaactcatcatcatcatttttccATAACCATTATCAGTTATTATACCATACAATTATTATCGTCTATCACTACTATCAACCACCATCACTAACCACCTGCACAATTACAATCACCAATACCACCAGTAGTATCACCGTTGTCAATCACTATCACATCATCCACCTTCATCATCACAACTATCACCATCACCCATCATAATTATCAGCATCGCCAACGATCTCCTTAGCCACCACTACCACCGCCACTGTTGCCGCTAACCACTACTGTTGTCCACCTTCACCATCACGTCCATTAATATTATCAACTACTGCACTCATCACCATTGCTAGCTATCGCACCTATATCGTCAACTACTGTCGTTAACCACCATTATCGTCAACTACTATCGTTAATCAACATCATGAGCACTCCTATCGCAAAACTACGGTGCCACtaataaccaacaacaccaacactcTTGTCTCACAATCACGGCCACCTTTGTCAAATATCACCATTACCATTGTCACCCACCACCGAAATCACTTTTGTCGCATAACCACCGctactataaaaaaaattgttgggaTCGAGATAACATGGCATTATGCAGAAGCTAACAATTGCAAACCTTGACGGCGATAAATCAGATGACAacgaaaatatactaaaaagacataatattataatacgatttggtcaagtgacctacatatcggaaaaattaatataaaaagaaaacattaaaACTATAAGAGAATAATCTCACTCTAAACAAAACTCCTAACCTTAAaagactacattgtggatgtttTTCTGTGTTGTGTTGTATAAGAGGGGTTCTTTAATTTATAAAGGTCCAAAAAACTTTTCCTCCATGAAAGAGGTTACCCAAATATGGattattaaaattttccttttgggAAAAGTAAAACCAAATATGGTAAACTCTTCGCCTCtcttcaagaaaaggtaaaatccaaatatggtCAGAAAATCAGGACAAAATCCTAACAAATCTCCCCATTTGATTTCTTGACAAAACTTGATCCGtcttcttcacataatcttcataACTGCTGCTTGCCATGGTTAAAAGTAGGCATGGGTTAAAAATTTGAGTCTTGTGCGTTAAAAGTGAGCACAAGTTAAAAGTGGAGCCCATGCgttaaaagtgaaaatggttaaAATTGGCCCAAGTGTTTAAAGTAAGCAAGGGTTGAAAATTTGAGCTCATACGTTACAAGTAAGCATGAGTTGAAAATTGGAGCTCATGAGCATgagttaaaaaatatttttgttttaaaaatatgcaG
This window harbors:
- the LOC132053217 gene encoding G-type lectin S-receptor-like serine/threonine-protein kinase At4g27290, encoding MNTLFFFFLFTIFSFLQNTYSQGDTITTSQFLKDGQTIVSSDGTFELGFFSPHNTSTNRYVCIWYKQISAFTPVWVANRQVPVKDTSGILKIIEPGFLVLINVTNDTIWSTNTSRTVKNPVAQLLDTGNLVVRDVNDHDPDNFLWQSFDYPGDTLLASMKLGWNLVTGLERYLSSWKSEDNPAPGDYTYHCDPTGYPQDLMRKGPNVVYRAGPWNGLRWSGAPNMENNSITSFGLVMNNQEIYYKYELVNKSVVSTFRLRPNGNAMRMIWVENKEGWVNYHSADADHCETYKLCGAYGTCMIFTDPVCRCLDKFIPKHPDDWNRADWSSGCVRNHPLNCSEDGFIKYSGVKLPDTRNSWFNETMTLDECKVVCSRNCSCMGYTNLDIRYGGSGCLIWIGELVDIRQLSESGQDIYIRMAASEISTNDGSNRKKSVILAIALPLLVATALLVVGVCLILRRQRKKAETALIEKGRMDDNNSKDNHSRILGKAFELPLFDLSAIMKATDNFSPQNKIGAGGFGKVYKGVLEGGQEVAVKRLSVTSRQGNDEFKNEVIFIAELQHRNLVKLLGCCIQEEEKILVYEYVPNKSVDLFIFDQSRSALLDWPKRFNIINGIARGLMYLHEDSRLRIIHRDLKASNVLLDIEMNPKISDFGLARSFGGDETGANTSRVVGTYGYMSPEYAVDGIFSVKSDVFSFGVLVLEIVSGKKNRRFIHPDHNLNLIGHAWMLHREGRSSEIVDPDLVGSCHISESQRSIHVGLLCVQQSPEDRPKMSTVVLMLTNEGILPEPKPPGFFTERNIDDATGYSSSNQTPYSVNDVTISLLDAR